In the genome of Nanoarchaeota archaeon, the window GATATTTTAACCCGAATGAAAAATATGGCATTATTCTTGGCTACAATGTCGCAAAAGATATGTTTGACAAGGAAATTCCGATACGTTCGCGCATAAAACTTAACGGAATTGATTTTACTGTAGTTGGAGTTTTCGAACAGCTCGGGCGGCCTGATGATGACCGCGCGATTTACGTGCCCCTTGATACAGCGCGCATTCTTTTCAACAAGCCCGATGAAGTAAATTTCATAATGCTGCGCGTCAAGCAGGGAACAGAAATCGCGCCTGTTGCCGAAACCCTGAAAAAAGAGCTGAAGCGCTCGCGCGGAAACGAGAATTTTGACGTATTCACCCCGGACCAGATACTGAAGCAAGCGGGGCAGATTCTTGGCGTGGTGCAATTGATTCTTGTCGGAATTGCTGCGATTTCCCTTGTTGTCGGAGGCATCGGCATAATGAATACGATGTACACTTCAGTTCTTGAGCGGACCAAAGAAATCGGAATAATGAAGGCGATAGGCGCTACAAATTATGATATCGCAGCAATATTTCTTACAGAATCGGGAATTCTCGGATTAATCGGCGGATTAGTGGGAATCATTCTTGGCTCAGCTGTTGCGCAAATTGTCGGAGTGGTTGCAAAAGCTCAAGGGTTCGGTCTGCTTTTGATAATCATCGATCCCGTAGTTGTCGGCGGCGCGCTTATGTTTGCATTTGTTGTTGGCGCGCTTTCGGGGCTTTTGCCTGCAAGGCATGCCGCATCGCTTCAGCCAGTGGATGCGCTGAGGTATGAGTAAATCAACAGATATATAAATACCGGAAGTCCTAATTCTGAAGGGAAATCACCCGAGGAGTATTTATGGAAAAAATAGTGGCTCTTGATTTTGACAGGTTTCTTGTACCCGGCAACACAAAGGAAGAATTTGCAGG includes:
- a CDS encoding ABC transporter permease yields the protein MLLEYFRLTLKNIRHRKMRSWLTILGIIIGVASVVSLISIGQGLENAINAQFEQMGTQVIMVMPKGLQTGFASGLTDDDVKTIENLPYFDFVTPLVVSTAEVEYKREKKFVMVNGFPTKGAEDRFSGMDFTIGEGRYFNPNEKYGIILGYNVAKDMFDKEIPIRSRIKLNGIDFTVVGVFEQLGRPDDDRAIYVPLDTARILFNKPDEVNFIMLRVKQGTEIAPVAETLKKELKRSRGNENFDVFTPDQILKQAGQILGVVQLILVGIAAISLVVGGIGIMNTMYTSVLERTKEIGIMKAIGATNYDIAAIFLTESGILGLIGGLVGIILGSAVAQIVGVVAKAQGFGLLLIIIDPVVVGGALMFAFVVGALSGLLPARHAASLQPVDALRYE